TCCTTGAATATTTTTGGTGACCATCAGGATGTTATGGCTGCCCGTCAGACCGGTTTTGCCCTGCTGGCAGAAAGCAGTGTTCAGGAAGTTATGGATTTGTCACCCATTGCCCATCTGGCAGCTATCAAGGGGAAAATTCCGTTTGTCAGCTTTTTTGATGGTTTCAGAACTTCCCATGAAATTCAAAAAATTGAAGTGCTGGAATACGATGAACTGGAAAAACTGCTGGACAAGGATGCTTTGGAAGCTTTCCGGCGCAATGCATTGAATCCTGACCATCCGGTAGTTAGAGGAACAGCGCAGAATCCGGATATTTACTTCCAGGAACGGGAAGTTGTAAATAAGTATTATGAACAAATTCCTGCACTTGTAGAAGATTATATGGAACAGATTAATAAACTGACCGGACGGAATTACCACTTGTTCAACTATTATGGTGCGCCCGATGCGGAGCGTCTAATTGTGGCTATGGGCTCGGTGTGTGAAGCCATCGAGGAAACGGTTGATTATCTGAACCAAAAAGGGGAAAAGGTCGGCCTGTTAAATGTGCATCTTTACCGTCCTTTCTCGCTGGAGCATTTCTTCAAATACATCCCGCAGACGGTGAAAAAGATTGCCGTACTGGACCGGACCAAAGAACCGGGATCGCTGGCTGAACCGCTGTATTTGGATGTGAAGAGCGCTTTCTATGGTAAAGAATGGCAGCCGGTTATTGTCGGCGGACGGTATGGCCTGGGCTCCAAAGACGTAGTTCCCGCGCATATTGTGGCGGTGTACGATAACCTGAAGCTGGAACAGCCGAAAGATGGCTTTACCATGAGTATTGTGGATGATGTCACCTTCACTTCCCTGGCTTTGCCTGAATACGATCTCGACACGACACCGGAGGGGACTAAGGCCTGTAAATTCTGGGGACTGGGTTCCGATGGAACGGTTGGCGCCAACAAGAGCGCGATCAAGATTATTGGTGACCATACCAAAATGTATGCTCAGGGGTATTTTGCTTATGACTCGAAAAAATCAGGCGGTATCACCGTATCTCATCTGCGGTTTGGCGATAAGCAGATAAAATCGCCCTATCTGATTAATAAGGCTGATTTTGTTGCCTGCCATAACCAATCTTATGTGGATAAATATGATGTGTTGGACGGCTTGAAGAAAAACGGCAACTTCCTGTTGAACTGTATTTGGAATAAAGACGAACTGGATGCAAAGCTGCCGGGAGCCATGAAACGCTATATTGCCAACAACAATATTCAGTTCTATACCATAGATGCTGTGGACATTGCACAGCAATTGGGTTTAGGCGGCCGTATCAATATGATCATGCAAGCGGCTTTCTTCAAAATTGCCAATATCATTCCGTTGGAAGACGCCGTAAAGTATTTAAAAGATGCAGTTGTTAAATCCTATGGCAACAAAGGTCAGAAAGTTGTCGACATGAATAATGCCGCTATTGACCAAGGTGTTGATGCCATTGTGAAGATTGAAGTTCCCGAGTCCTGGAAAACGGCGAAGGATGTGGCTGCTGAGCAAAAAGAAGTTCCTGCCTTCATCAAAGACATTTTAGTACCGATGAATCGCCAGGAAGGCGATAAACTACCGGTAAGCGCCTTTGCTGGCATGGAGGACGGCACCTTCCCGCTAGGTACGGCAGCGTACGAAAAACGTGGCATTGCCGTAAATATTCCTGAATGGCAGATTGACAAGTGCATTCAATGTAACCAATGTGCCTTTGTTTGTCCTCATGCGACCATTCGACCGGTATTGATTAATGCAGAAGAACAGGCCGCTGCACCGGAAGGCTTTACCTCCAAACCGGCTGCCGGCGCTAAGGATTTGTCCTACCGCATTGCTGTGGCGCCGCTCGACTGCACCGGGTGCGGCAACTGCGCCAACATCTGTCCGGCCAAGGAAAAAGCCTTGATTATGAAGCCGCTGGAAACACAGCATGCACAGATCGACCTGTGGGAGTATGCTATGTCTCTGTCGCCAAAGGCTAATCCGATGAATAAGAATACCGTTAAGGGCAGCCAGTTTGAACAGCCGCTGCTCGAATTCTCCGGTGCCTGCGCCGGCTGCGGTGAAACTCCGTACGCCAAATTGGTTACGCAATTGTTTGGCGATCGCATGATGATTGCCAATGCCACGGGCTGCTCGTCCATCTGGGGAGCCAGTGCACCGTCCATTCCGTACACTACCAATCATAAAGGCCAGGGACCGGCTTGGGCAAACTCCTTGTTCGAGGATAATGCCGAATATGGTTTAGGGATGCATTTAGGGGTTTCCCAGGTTCGTCAGAAGTTGGCTGCCGATGTACAGGCTGCGCTGGCGGTTGCCGGTTCGGATTTGAAAGCCGCTTTGGAAGATTGGCTGGAAAATATAAATAATGGGGCAGGCACCCGTGACCGTGCGGATAAAGTGATTGCCCTGCTGGAAGCAGAAAAAGACAAGGCTTCGGTTTTACAGGAAATCTATAAAAACAGAGACTTCCTGGCTAAACGTTCACAGTGGATCTTTGGCGGCGACGGCTGGGCTTACGATATTGGGTTTGGCGGCCTGGATCATGTGCTGGCGTCCGGCGAAGATGTAAATGTGCTGGTTTTTGACACGGAAATATACTCCAATACGGGCGGTCAATCATCCAAATCCACACCAACTGCGGCAATCGCTAAATTTGCTGCCGGCGGTAAGCAGGTTAAGAAAAAGGACCTGGGCATGATGGCCATGAGCTATGGTTATGTATATGTTGCTCAGATTTCCATGGGTGCCGACAAGAATCAGACCTTGAAGGCGATTGCCGAGGCAGAAGCGTATCCGGGTCCTTCCTTGATCATTGCTTATGCGCCTTGCATCAGTCATAGTATTAAGGGTGGTATGGGCTATAGCCAGGTAGAAGCGAAGAAAGCGGTTGAGTCCGGTTATTGGGCTATGTACAGATATAATCCTCAGTTAAAAGAGGCTGAGAAAAATCCGTTTGTGCTGGACTCCAAGGAGCCAACAGCCGATTTCAGAGAGTTTTTATTGAGTGAAGTTCGCTATGCATCCTTGCAAAAACAGAATCCGGAAACTGCCGAAATACTGTTTAAGAAGACAGAAGCAGATGCAAAAGAACGTCTGGCCACTTATAAACGGCTGGCACAAAATTAGTTTGTAAAAAGAATATAAGAACAAAAAAGATGCGCCTGAGCCGCAATTGCGGTTCAGGCGCATCTTTTTTTGGAGTAAGGCTGATAAGGTACTGTTATCCCCTGATTAAATACTGTAATAATAAACTAACATCTTCCGGCTCGGACGCAATGATTTCCATTTCGTCAATTTTTGCTTCGCTAAAGAGGTTTGATAAAGCAACATACTGTGACAACTTTGATTTCAGGTTTAACCGATCCCCTTCATTGGTAACCAGCTCCACCCGCCCTTTGCATTGATCCAGGACTTCAAAGAAACGCTTGACATCGGTTATGTTCGTTATTTTCATCAGAAGCCTCCTTAATATGATATGATTTGTATTCTGTTTTCTACATTTTACCATGTATTTTTAAGTCTGAACATGAGAAACTGATTTTTTGTGCATAGATAATTTGCCATGATCAGGAAAAGTGGTATAATGATTAAACTGCAGTTTTGCTTGCTGCATCGGATCGCAAAGACCGGGAGAGAATAAGAAGACTAGGATTTGCAGGAGGTTGTATGGAGGGGTCGGCTGCGTTAGGGCAGGAACGTGTAGATAAATTATTATGGCGGTATTCTGTCCCTGCCATGATCGGCATGGTTGTCAATGCTCTATATAATATTGTGGACAGTATTTTTGTAGGAAACGGAGTTGGCGAATTTGCCCTGGCAGCGGTAGCCATTGCTTTTCCGGTTATGATTATCTTAATGGGCTTTGGTATGCTGATCGGGGTGGGGGCCGGTTCGCTGGTTTCTATCCGGATGGGAGAAGGACGAAAAGAAGATGCCGAAAAAATTTTGGGCAATGCGTTTACTCTGTCGGTTTTGTGCGCTATTGTTCTCAGTGCCATTATACTGCCCTTTTTAGACCCTGTTTTACAGTTGCTTGGTGCCGAACCCAATATATTGCCCTATGCAAGAGATTTTACTAAGGTCATTCTCTGGGGCAGCTTGTTTATGTATGTCGGATTTGGTTTGAATAGTATTGTACGGGCCCAAGGT
This genomic window from Propionispora vibrioides contains:
- the nifJ gene encoding pyruvate:ferredoxin (flavodoxin) oxidoreductase, which translates into the protein MARKMKTMDGNTAAAYVSYAFTEVAAIYPITPSSPMAEHVDEWVAQGKKNIFGQPVRVVEMQSEAGAAGAMHGSLQAGALTTTYTASQGLLLMIPNMYKIAGELLPGVFHVSARALAANSLNIFGDHQDVMAARQTGFALLAESSVQEVMDLSPIAHLAAIKGKIPFVSFFDGFRTSHEIQKIEVLEYDELEKLLDKDALEAFRRNALNPDHPVVRGTAQNPDIYFQEREVVNKYYEQIPALVEDYMEQINKLTGRNYHLFNYYGAPDAERLIVAMGSVCEAIEETVDYLNQKGEKVGLLNVHLYRPFSLEHFFKYIPQTVKKIAVLDRTKEPGSLAEPLYLDVKSAFYGKEWQPVIVGGRYGLGSKDVVPAHIVAVYDNLKLEQPKDGFTMSIVDDVTFTSLALPEYDLDTTPEGTKACKFWGLGSDGTVGANKSAIKIIGDHTKMYAQGYFAYDSKKSGGITVSHLRFGDKQIKSPYLINKADFVACHNQSYVDKYDVLDGLKKNGNFLLNCIWNKDELDAKLPGAMKRYIANNNIQFYTIDAVDIAQQLGLGGRINMIMQAAFFKIANIIPLEDAVKYLKDAVVKSYGNKGQKVVDMNNAAIDQGVDAIVKIEVPESWKTAKDVAAEQKEVPAFIKDILVPMNRQEGDKLPVSAFAGMEDGTFPLGTAAYEKRGIAVNIPEWQIDKCIQCNQCAFVCPHATIRPVLINAEEQAAAPEGFTSKPAAGAKDLSYRIAVAPLDCTGCGNCANICPAKEKALIMKPLETQHAQIDLWEYAMSLSPKANPMNKNTVKGSQFEQPLLEFSGACAGCGETPYAKLVTQLFGDRMMIANATGCSSIWGASAPSIPYTTNHKGQGPAWANSLFEDNAEYGLGMHLGVSQVRQKLAADVQAALAVAGSDLKAALEDWLENINNGAGTRDRADKVIALLEAEKDKASVLQEIYKNRDFLAKRSQWIFGGDGWAYDIGFGGLDHVLASGEDVNVLVFDTEIYSNTGGQSSKSTPTAAIAKFAAGGKQVKKKDLGMMAMSYGYVYVAQISMGADKNQTLKAIAEAEAYPGPSLIIAYAPCISHSIKGGMGYSQVEAKKAVESGYWAMYRYNPQLKEAEKNPFVLDSKEPTADFREFLLSEVRYASLQKQNPETAEILFKKTEADAKERLATYKRLAQN
- a CDS encoding polya polymerase gives rise to the protein MKITNITDVKRFFEVLDQCKGRVELVTNEGDRLNLKSKLSQYVALSNLFSEAKIDEMEIIASEPEDVSLLLQYLIRG